cctgcctaacttggaggagtccttttctgctctcgctggatcacagtggttttctgtgatggacctcaagtcaggttactatcaaatagagatgtgtgaaaaggataaacctaaaactgcttttgtttgcccgtttgggttttatgaatttaaccgtatgccacaaggaataacaaatgctccaagcactttccaacgggttatggaaaagtgtatgaaggacattaatctgaaggaagtgttagttttcctagacgacttgatcgtcttttccaactccttggaagaacacgaaaccagactttctcacgttcttgaacggcttagagaatacggactcaagctatcaccagataagtgtcgttttttccagacatctgtgcgttatcttggacatatagtatctcgagatggcataaaaaccgatccagataaggtggaagcactcaaaacatggccgaagcctcagactttgaaggaactccaatctttcttaggatttaccggttattaccgacgcttcgttaaagattactcaaatattgtcaagccactaacatctctcacggctggttatccacccaaacggaaaaactttaaaacaccaccatgtagatcaaagtacttgaaccccaaagaaccctttgggaatcgttggagccaagactgtgagaagtcctttcaaactattattgaaaaacttaccacttcgccagttcttggctacgctgacgcaaaactcccatatctagtacacacagatgctagtacgaccggactcggtgcagcgctataccaagtgcaaaacggtgtcacacaggtaatcgcttatgcaagtcgcggtttaagctctagtgaaactaggtaccctgcgcacaagttggagtttctagccttaaagtgggccataacagataagtttcatgactatttgtatgggaacacattcactgtcattactgataataatccgttaacttacctcttaacaatggcaaaactcgatgcaacgagctatcgttggctagctgcgttgtccacctataattttgacatcagataccgtgcaggtacacagaacgttgacgcggatggcctgtctaggaggctgcatgataaacctgaagacaactcaaaattcactgaggaatgccaacgactagatgagttccgatctcatcttttatcctctgtcaaagaagtcgagcttcaacttcaagccgaagcagtgaaggcaacatgccaaaagcacatggtcttggatgagactgattctccttgtggtttagttcagtcacttgccatgtctgcagcggccattccagacctattccagttggaagacaatagtgacagtttctttgctgtgcccaagtataaccatgctgaccttgtctccttgcagaggaaagatccaaccattggccgagtcattcagcagcttatgactgacaataaaccgccaactgatactattgcagaacccccggtggttcttaaccttttgagagagtggaaacggtttgagtttcaaaatgatttactgtaccggagacgccaattaggaccagagacatcattgcagttagtcttgcctgattcattacgttcaacagtcatgcaaagcctacatgatgatatggggcatcttggggttgaacgtacgacagatctcattcggtcccgtttttactggccaagaatggctagtgatatcgaaatcaaagttaaaacttgcgaaagatgtatccgtcggaaggccctccctgacaaagctgctccaatggtgagtattaccaccaccagacctatggagttagtttgcatggattttctctccatagaaccagacagtaagaacactaaagatgtcttagtgattacagaccattttacaaagtatgcagtgtccatcccaaccaaagatcagaaagccaccaccgtcgcgaagaacctgtgggaacattttttagtccactacgggtttcctgagcgtcttcatagtgatcagggacgggatttcgaatcacgtacaatcaaggaactttgttctttacttggtatccgtaaagtcagaacgagcccttatcaccctcgtggcaaccccgttgaacggtacaatcgtacattactcagcatgttgggaactttacaagccactgagaaacatcactggcgcgattttgtaaaaccacttactcactcgtacaattgtacaaaaaatgacgtgacgggatactctccctacgagctaatgttcggtaggcagcctcggttgcctatagatattgcctttgggttaccgcatttgaacaagccctctttaactcattctcagtatgttaaagaactgaagagtcatctggaacagagttatgacattgtcataaaaaactctcaaaaaacagcgaggaagaacaaagaacggttcgacagaaacattcgtgagtccacactaggtgtgggagatcgtgttttagtccgaaatcttcgcttaagagaaaagcataaattagcagacaaatgggagcaaacagtgtatatagttctcaaacagatggaaaacttgccagtatacactgtaaaaccagagaacggagaaggacccaacagaacactccacagagatcttttactgcctttggttttctctcttcattagaaaatgaaacagaacgcgttacgaaacctagcagacctcatacaagacagagttcagccttagaacctgacccagatgagccacttgacgaagaggtagatgagttttattactctgatcttccacaagtgctaaaccgaccatcctatcaaatagcggtcaccttgccaaatagggaactcatagcagattcaggaccggtaaataatattcaacaacaaaacacactatccttacacacaggggatcgcaaggaaccaaccttagctggtaatgaaaatgctgaattgtccttacttgacaaaggcatcaacaccgaaacattcttacctgacagaatgagtgaaactgcgacattcttacctgaaagagtgaaagaagcagcaacatacttacctgaaaaaacgaaaaaaaacgaagtatacttacctgacgtagaaacgggggatgaaactaacacaaacctacctcaattggatggtgtcctaaagtcgcagcaacgtgatgtaagttttgaacccatcatacacgatcagacacatacatctgaaaagaccaaagtcttagagaatagctcatcagctctgtcggaaacagagagctcacttcgtcctgtctcagttgagaatcaaaccgaaacggatgagcatgatactgtgcaaccagagatgtatgtcaggagatctgaacgaagtagtcagcctcctcaaagactaacttactctcaattgggcaatccactagtgaccgtagttaggtcccttttccaaggacttaataaagcttttattgactctcttactcaagaagttgtgtaccccgtagaaacaatgcacagggacgtgcatgatatttaatgggggaggatgtaacccagaagctagaaccttaatgaggtattaactaattggcttactaatatgatccatcctcaatttagataaaatataaaatataaattaaggaaattaacaatactaattaatagatatctaattaactaatagataatttcataatgaattattggaagggtgaataactaaaataacgagtttaatattaaacatcggttaaaacaagaatcttgaacatcactaacagaaacagaagaggaaagctgtatactattggtccaggtgggaatctgaaatttcattggctgagagaaataagtcccgcctccgcgaaataaaaccgtgcgacgcagctgagcgagaggagagacaaacggctgtgcagcacgcagatacagaaagcaaagactgagcggttagagagagagagagagagaaaaaaaaacaacggtcgaggccgtgaagaaccctgatttgggtgccgcatagatagagggagaggcggacttgactccttctaataagagctaggaacttggaaccaacgcggtgagtaaagaaaaaagaagagaaaaagctaacgatgcaacttaaaaaaaaaaaaggaaacttaaatagcttatcaaattaattccattcttatagatttgtgtggagacgacagagtgaaccaatcctctgtaggagggaaccgttggagcgcgttggtgagtgaatgagattaaattcagtaaattattaaattcaaaaagctaattacagcaaccgaggtgacagcagtgggctgctagacgttagatcccaggagttaacatctcaaactaccagttaacggtggtagggcatataggagttaacgcagacctgggcattttacggcccgcgggccacatccggccctttggttgactttgaccggcccgcgtaaggttaattggaaattacaaaataaatgtattttctcattttacctcatgcatgggctaaggctgcattgcttttattttgaagttgtattttacgtgcacaatgacgcaatacgtatagcaacaagtacccgcggttgacatggtgattgtagcctgagaaatgtccgctcatgcaaaaaaaaaaaaaaaaagaaagatgccgaatgcaggattttcaacaaaaattggactgctaagtatttttttttactgaagtcggaggtaaaaccgtgtgtttggtttgcggggaggagatcgccgtgtttaaggactacaatttgagtcggcattacgacaagaaacactcggaaaaatacaagaacttgtctgatgctgagagggcacggacatccgaagctttgctagcaaagttgcaaaagcagcaaggcttttttactaagcttcacacatccagggatgcagcaaccaggaccagctttgtgatatcccacaaaatagctaaaaacagcgaaccgtgaccaggaggatcgaggacattgcggggaacctggagcttcagctgcaacgtgaagtggcaagttttgactttttctcattagacgggagctgtgatgtccgggacacagcccagctgctcgtatttgtccgggggataacggacttcaagctcacagaggagcgggcagcaatgcggtcgatgagagggacaacgacagggagtgatctttttacagaggtaaatgcgtgcacggacactctgggattgaaatgggagagactgtcacagccgggcgtacactgcgactttttcacatttttgagccgattttccagtcgtgcgagaagccacgacatcggggcgagttttgcgccgagcggtcgtgtagtgtacagggggttacgagaggcgattaacaccacgtgaccagccgctgatcagcagtcgtgaggtcgcactctggtgtgtttaatatttcgctcgtccctcgtgagggtatcgcactgttgaagcggcgctgcgagcagctacgatccaaaaagtatcagaaccactcacggcgcatgcgcgcgcaatcctgcatcaacgcttgtcgctcgctatttccctaataacacacgctgttcgtttttgtttctacacgttttttttactcacaaagattgtcaagaaagtgtgtttgtcgtgttcatgtcaaattaaactgatcacaaaacacagatttactttctttatttcgttttcctcatccaacccccataaatccctgtgtgtcctccagcagcactcccgaaggacaacaggcaaaacaagacaaaaaagtctaacgtgttgagtaaaaactgctatttttagcacatttttagggccgacgtgttgctaccagacgtacagtgtgagcagtcaggtcgcatgcgagaactgggtcgtacagtgtgagcgcatgactcgtgagatctgctctgcggggaagtcgtacagtttgagctgaagctgagtgctgcgagtgaaaaagtcacacagtgtacgcccggctttacagggaaaaatgtcggacttttgaaacgcatgcaagataaagtgacagaaatcgatgcagatcaaaaataggtgtttttgcattgtattatacaccaacatgtgttgtgcaagtcagtgctaaaaatcaaccatgttactgatgttgttactaaaataataaacttcatcagggcgcgggcgatgaatcacagacagtttgtggctcttttggaggactccacagagctgtcagatggctcagcctggggaaagtgctgaagagggtttgggactcgaaagcagagattcaggatctctgctggatttctactcttctcttaaggaggattttccaaacctgaagagacatgctcagaagatgttggttctcttcagctctacctacatttgtgaacaaacattttcaatgatgaagtttacaaaatccaggtaaagatcctctctcactgatgatcatttgtcagctgtgcttcgcatctccacctcagacatccaacctgactttgatgcactcgttaaagcccagcagagactagatttctctcaatgaataagaaaaaaattgcttaaaaacacaaaataaggtgtttggaccacaaatgtaggcaactagcagtgaactgggacactttttttaaacctctttctcaagatcacagttcagtgattttattttacagacaatactgtgtgtctgtagaatgctaagaacctctttccaacaatatttgaaactcagaatgtgttttggagtgaatgtgactgaaactgttaactaatataagtcacaaatgtttaacaaaaaccaaatgtgcacactttgtttaccattgccttgggaaatttgaataaatcacatttttgtaagccaacctcactttttcctttttgctcatttataacatatagtctactcttaccagcttgaagaaacaatggtatttactgctttttataaggaaataccattaatattatgcataattgacttcagccttttggcctgcggccctccacaatattttctatttctcatgtggccccatggaaaaaataattgcccacccctgagttaacggctcaaaccgccagttaacggcggtacggcatatgggattcccaggagttaacggctcaaaccgccagttaacggtggtacggcctagatgtacaaggtcctcaggggcgttatagctaacgccatagaattagcaatgcgtcccttaaccaaacatttaataataaaaaaaaaatagataaataaaaataaataaaagctaactgattagggaggaattattttacaaaggtggaccaaaggaccagaatttatattttgttgaattttgttatagaacattttatttatttatttatttatttatttatttatttattgtgttacagatatacaaggtgtcacaatgctgtatagaaacacaactaaatgtatccttgttgtcatgaatgtatttcttgttgaatagtgtagagtaatagaatctaactgagcctattgagctgaacaattgttgtcatatgtaattatatttccagagctactgagaattattttaatagacaatcaaattgatgttatgttagttgaactgtgaacccaaacatgattggctatgccaatagagtgaagcatttgtttaagtctgtaagactttatgctgtgatgtgacgagaagggtcgatgccaactcgctaacagtcctgttgtttacaggctgggttttttttttccttgggtttgatcccgactcctatgatcactcacttggaacgagaactggatttcttcctgacgagggagatggcgagccttaaccactgaacgaaccaggacatctcaagtaactgaagagcagactgctctcttctgtgaacaatctcaacggtgtggtaggaaaaaatcgcaccaccggactctgactttcaccccaagcgtggggatttgacttgacgccggctgacttgtgactcatatgatcaaatctcataccgagcattttactattgtcgattgttttcatcagtttttgtgtgttatctttatgtgttatatttcccattattattaaaatttagtatataaaccgtttcatgctatacccgtgactccagtcattcttaaacaacctccaattctccccgaacctaattattggcccatttgtttattttttcttttaattatcttattgtatcctgtaatccggttacataatgtAATACTGTtaatttttgtttctacacaaaaccattgagctattgttacggctggagcctttttgtgttgtgatttcatttttctgtgcatttttatgttgcatctgaggagcctgcctgcagactatggcctgttggctcacccttgctcctccctgcaccagctgagctgggttttcgtcagccgcaaattgtttaaaggaccagctggagctcctcaccaagggggacaatagtgcagagctgcctttcctctggtctgttgtctcccacttagaacttcgATATTGTGCTCTTTAGAGTTATGTTACATGttactgtttgaacctgttttggtaaaagGGGATTTAGATCCATGGTGGTTAATAATAAAAAttttctgaattaagagaaaagtaaataaaacttttgttaattttcctttgtgtcacgtgtcctccatgttaccccaggccccctagacacctggttgtaacagCTATGTCAACATAACATTGTtgagtaaattcaaagagttttGTCCCTCTGCTGATACTGTATTGCCCAACGTGATAGCCACAAGAGCTGGCTGCACAAACAAAGGCCAATGCACATGTTCACCATCCATGggcaaggtgcattgtgggtagccgGTTTTCGGTTGATTATTTCTATTTtggtgtgttttcatgtgttttGTTGGGGGTTTTACTGCTAGGGTTGGGTTTTGTTGGATGTTGTAGTTAGTTGCTGGGTGTTATTTTGGGTTGGTGTTAATTTTGCACAGTGAGAAAGGGTTCCATTCCGAGTAATGGGACTGTAGTGACGTTCACCTGTTTCATAAAGAAGTCTGTGTTTCCCAGGTGTGGCACTGTAAATAAAGTATATTTATCACAAAAaacaatgcaaaactatatgtaaagtgatttactaatgtaaaaaatgcaatataccAAATATTTATCCTTTATATGGATTTATtatctgaacactttaagaaatctcaactttccgactgctgtcgctcattttctcaccgtcttcgtcgcactctcctctctctcgctcgcctttttcctcctcattccctctcatctCCCTCCACCCGTATGTGCTCtgttgtgtgtctgagtctgatcctccctcttccccgcccctactgctctgtgtgtggacaatctggacacgcagttgcacatgttgaccaatcgcctgtggctttcaccaagacAAGAGGGGAAGGGGgacagctcccaatgacgagccggctcacgTCGTTCACTtcgtagagccggttcgttcgcgaccgacaatcACTATTTGTTACAAATGCAGTTAACTTAAATGAGGATTTTACTTTGCgctttaaaacataaaaacaagcaTACAGTAAGTCATTCAAGCGTATAAAACATGTTCATTTCTATGAATTGAGCAGTATATGACCATCAGTTTCTATGGAGCTAAATAAAATCTTTgcaaggtaaaaataaataaattaggcaAGTTGTGCTGACTTGATTTGCTGCTAATTTGTTTGGTTTAGATCAAACATACTAGCTAATCAGAAAAGTAGCTGTTCATTTctatactggggggggggggggggggtctaaatGATGACTAAATTTGCTGAATGTGTGAAATGATCTAATAAAACATCTGATTTTCTAACATCTGTTGCTCACATGGTGAAAATCAGGTGACCACTGAAGGTGGTGTGATGATTCTCATTGTCAAACACCCTTGTATTTTCCCACTGATGCAGAAACACAACATCTCCAACCTCCAACAGCAGTGTGACACTGTTGGCCGTACCAGCAAAATGGGAAGGCTGCTGCTCGTATGCAATGAAGGTCTTTTCTCCATTCTTAAACAACATGGCTGCTGTAGGATGTGAAGCATGTCCATGTCCTTTTATGTGGAACACAAAGTGATAGACTCCTCTCACAGGTGCGATGAAAAAACCTGTAAAATTGTTTTatgaaaacatgcatgttaggttatgTGGCTAGTCTAAATATTCACTGAGTGTGAGGGAAGGAGGGTGGTACACGTCCATGATGGACTGGAGATAAAAACAGTTCCCCTCAGTTCTTACTGGAGTAACagaagatgtatgaatgtattatAAATAGTATTTAGTGAAACTGAGTACCTGTATTTGGGTTGTAGGCATTTCCAATATTAGTAACAACATGTCTGAAGACCAAAGGTGTTTTTGTATTAAAAGGTCCAATATCTCCTGAGCCTGAGTCCATCAGAGAGGCTGAGAAAGCCACTTGCTTCACTGAGGGACAAAAACTTTATTAGTTTCTCAGAATAATGCATATAGAGGTTTAGTCTCACTAAAATAGTATTAATGAAATTCTTGAATGAGCCCATTGTCCAGTAGGGGTtgtacggctctgtagtgactttttatgcctgtcatcgactagtcgctgtcacgtgataatgactgacaagatgcggtCCTCCAGCAGGttatgagcccctgcgtcgggaggcggaggcgacgcgctgtgccagagcgtcggtactgacaccggcggtaaaacagacatttaaccaaactgtgatcttttccctcttgcaattttaccttcccctcacccccatcctaatcttaaccagtttccgcatgcaaagctctgctcgttgacgcgctccagacatctgcgtcctgagcaccgccaaatcaggtgtcaccacctcaaaaacaaattaaacacgcgatcgttcatgtcggctcatttccttttgttttctgtctgttatttgtgcctgatgcgtttcgctgctgcggagcgaggctcttaacctgttttgttctccggtgacgcacccccaagattccactatctccgctccgcgctccggcacgaactccgcagcaaaaacggtcctgttgtagtcggccggcgagcagcggcactccgctgtttttgtggtcagtagatcttttagaactgcagttcaaaggtaactcataaggtgaatatatatgaacccaggtagcagtttttctttaggattgagaggagatgcaggaagataataaacagacaggacagaaaaatagtcaaattaaaacaagtttgcttttgtacctggtggttgcaacaaacagacaccattgaaggtaatcagaagtgaggaacagaaaattaaataattattttaatgtttagagcagcaggaactccgagaggctgcaggcgcatcagtgagtttgcggccactgcgcagggggaggggggagagggctgaagcagaaactaccgttgttaaaagaaatgtgttaacttagaaaatgtgggtgcaattttaattgtcaaaaacttcagcgaacctaccgacccccctcccccctttcaggtgtatgacgtcatcaacgactagtcgaagtcgactcgattttcattacttgactgtcgactttaaaaaaaattaagtcatgcaacccctattgTCCAGTCTAAAACCTTTTCAGAATAaagtaattcacacacacacacagacacacacacacgcacacacacacacacacacacacacacacacacacagagagagagagagagcaccacCAGTATGTATCTACAgtatattaaccctctcaggctcaaaataagttttgataaaaggacgaacaactaagtccttcagggctacttctgagttaaaaactgctcatgaaatacgtttgtggagtaaccaggtaggtaggttttaacagtgCAAATCTGCAACATCTGCCTCTAGAGGGTTAACAAACCTTCTCCTTCTCTCCTCAGAGCCTCCACTTGGTTTTCAGTGATGTTTGCGGAGGCTTTAATGGTGATCAGTTCTCCTTCATGAGCTGAAATTACAGAAAGCAAAAACAATAAGatggcaaaaaaaataaataaataaataaaaaccagacAGCTTTCACTGAACATTATACATGAACAATCTGACTAGGGTCTTTTAAAGatgaaaaatgtttgttttgtttttgtcctgATTAATATAGATGTGTAATGTTTAAAAAAGCCATTAGTTTACTTAACAATAAATGATGAACAGTAAATACCTTGGTCCTGTTGCTTCAGCATGTCCAGCTCTCTCTTTTGTAACTCCAGTTCCTTTTCATTTGCTAAAAAATTTAGGAAACAATTAACTGGTTTTTAAACAGTAACCAAAAGTAGCACTTACAAGTAAAAAGGCCCTTCTTATTTCTGATTTGTAACTTTTACATCTACTGTTTTTTTCATCATTTCCAATACCTTGGTCCTGTTGTTTCAGCAGCTCCAGTTCTCGTGTTTTAGCTGTTAGTGTTTAGGAAAAAAAGATCAAGCATCAGTATTATTTCTATTAAGTTACTCTAGCTGTACTTAGTCAACATACCTTCATTTTCTTTCTGTAAGTACTTCACCTCCACCTTCAGTCCAGCCAGTGAGGCGCTCATCTCTCTCAGCACAGCATTGATGTCCTGTGTACATGTTTGTTGGTGCTCTGAGGGATTTCCTGCTTCTACATGTGAACCTGCTGGCTTCAAATATGAATTTGAGTCAGGATcaggttgttgttgaagctgagCCTCAGTAAGAGAGCAGATTAACAACAGTGTTAAAATCACTGTTAAATCCATTTCCTGTCAGGCTCTGCAGGTCAGCTTTGTGCTTTCTTTGTGAACTCCTGCCTTAAATGCAGCTTTTGTTTGCCGTGCTCAAATATTACTGTGATACTACAAGGTAAAAGGACTTGAGACTTTGTACTTGTTTGTTGAAACAAAAAAATGAAGTTTAGTTACACATCATCAAAGATTTGTGTCGTCCTCAACatctaaataaacattttttatgtGAAAACTGAGGTTTACAGTTTATTAAAAACATTCAAAATGTTTGTGATTTATTAAATATCTGATATTTCTCCTATTTCAATTAAATACATGGTGTTAA
The sequence above is a segment of the Nothobranchius furzeri strain GRZ-AD chromosome 15, NfurGRZ-RIMD1, whole genome shotgun sequence genome. Coding sequences within it:
- the LOC139063297 gene encoding complement C1q-like protein 2, which gives rise to MLKQQDQAHEGELITIKASANITENQVEALRREGEVKQVAFSASLMDSGSGDIGPFNTKTPLVFRHVVTNIGNAYNPNTGFFIAPVRGVYHFVFHIKGHGHASHPTAAMLFKNGEKTFIAYEQQPSHFAGTANSVTLLLEVGDVVFLHQWENTRVFDNENHHTTFSGHLIFTM